The sequence GCCGAGGCGTGCGAGCGGCGACAACAGGCCCGCTCGTCCGGCTCCGGGCGCCGATGGTCTCCCACGCGCCGCAGCGGTATTACCTCGCCTCACCAGATCTCCCTTGCCGTTTGCGGCGTGCACCGCCACGTCCGCACCGTTGCGACGTTCGGTGCCCGTCCCATCCCGACCCTTCCTCGGACCTGCACCATGCACCACATGCGCGCCCTCCATCACTTGGACACCACACGTGACAACAGAACCGTACGTCACATCGGACACATCGGAAAACAGACGTAACGAATTACATTGGGGTGATTACCTGCGAAAATGCTGTGAACTGGCCAAAGGCGGTTGCCGTTCCGACGTATCGAATTCGCAACGAAACGGTCGCAGAGTCAGGCCACGCCGGGAACGATGCACAGCGCGGTATATGCGGGCGCAGAGGCGCCCCTACCCGGGACGCGAAAGGCTAGGGCAGATCGCGGGAGAGGTCGGTGGTTCCCGGCCCTGCAGCAGATGCCGACGGGTCGGTGTCCGGGCGCGCCACGGACGGTCCTGCGTCAGCTCCGGAGGACCGGGCTTCCCCGGTCGAGGAATCGTCGGTCGGAAAATCGTCGGCGGGAGAACCGTCGGCACGACCGGCAGCGGGGCTCGTCGCGGCACCGGATGTCCGTCGCGATCGTAGACGCGCGAGGACCGCACCGATGACGATGATGACGATGAGCACCACGGTGATCGCCGTCCAGTCCAGCGACGGACCGTTCATCTGGTCCCACATCTGGCGCGCGGCGAGAGGGGGGTTGGTCAGCGTCAGGTTGTCGGTCGACTCTTCCTGCTGCACCCGGCTGAAGTACGGCGAGGAACTGCCCACCGAGTTGGGACCGAGGACGATCACGGTCCCGCCCACCTCGGATTGCAGTTCGGTGGCGATGTCGCGGTAGTAGGTGAACTTCATCGCCTCCGGCAGCACCACGAAGCTGACGTCGTATCCCTGGGAATCGGCGTGCGCGACGACCTCGCGCAGGCCGGCGACCTGATCCGCGGGCGCCGAGACATGGTCGTCCTGGATGTCGGCGAGGATGGCGTTCATGTCCAGATCGCTCGGGATGATCTGCGGTAGGGCCGTGCCCGCGGCGGGCATGGCCAACACATTCTCGGTCGTCGCACCCGGACTCATCTGGCCATCCTCACATCCATCCGCACCGCTCCCCGGTAACCATCGCGAACCGCGTCACAGGGTCTGCGACCAGGTTTCGCGGGCATTAAATTCGCACGGACACCCGATGCCCGCCAAACCCACTGCTGCACGGTACGACAGAATGGCAGGAGCCGGATACTCGCGGTCCGGATCCGGCATCGGCCGACGCCCGTTCGCAGCGCCATCGCGCAGCTTGTTAACAGTACGGACGTACTGTTAGGGTTGACGATGTCGTCGCCCCACCGTGATCGGCCCCCGCAGACCGGTCCCGGACACGCGACAGCGGTTGCAGCGAACACAGTTGTTGCGCCGCGCATCGACGCAGCCCGTCGGTGCCACGGTCAAAGTCGACGAGCCGGCCACGCTCGCCGACGACCCCCAGCGGTTCGCCCGGCTGCACGAGCGGACCGGAGAAGCATGCCGGCGCAGCCCGCCGGTACTTGAGGAGAGTGGATTAGACGTGAGTAACGATTCCTTTGGCGCCCGCGGAACCCTGGAGGTGGGCGCCAACTCGTACGAGATCTACCGGCTGAGTGCCGTCGAGGGCACCGACAAACTCCCCTATGCGCTGAAGGTCCTCGCGGAGAACCTCCTGCGCACCGAGGACGGCGCCAACATCACCAAGGAACACATCCAGGCGATCGCCAACTGGGATCCGAACGCCGACCCGAGCATCGAGATCCAGTTCACCCCCGCCCGCGTGATCATGCAGGACTTCACCGGCGTGCCCTGCATCGTCGACCTCACCACGATGCGTGACGCGGTCAAGGAGCTCGGCGGCGACCCGGACAAGGTGAACCCCCTCGCGCCCGCCGAGATGGTCATCGACCACTCGGTCATCATCGAGGCCTTCGGCAACGCGCAGGCCTTCGAGCGCAACGTCGAGATCGAGTACCAGCGCAACGAAGAGCGCTACAAGTTCCTCCGCTGGGGCCAGGGCGCCTTCGACGACTTCCGCGTCGTGCCGCCGGGCACCGGCATCGTCCACCAGGTGAACATCGAGCACCTCGCCCGGTCGGTCATGGTGCGCGACGGTGTCGCCTACCCGGACACCTGCATCGGAACCGACTCGCACACCACCATGGAGAACGGTCTCGGCGTCCTCGGCTGGGGCGTCGGCGGCATCGAGGCCGAGGCCGCGATGCTCGGCCAGCCGGTGTCCATGCTCATCCCCCGCGTCGTCGGCTTCAAGCTGACCGGCGCCACCAAACCGGGCGTGACCGCCACCGACGTGGTCCTCACCATCACCGAGATGCTGCGCAAGCACGGCGTCGTCGGCAAGTTCGTCGAGTTCTACGGCAACGGCGTCA is a genomic window of Gordonia sp. SID5947 containing:
- a CDS encoding DUF6676 family protein — its product is MSPGATTENVLAMPAAGTALPQIIPSDLDMNAILADIQDDHVSAPADQVAGLREVVAHADSQGYDVSFVVLPEAMKFTYYRDIATELQSEVGGTVIVLGPNSVGSSSPYFSRVQQEESTDNLTLTNPPLAARQMWDQMNGPSLDWTAITVVLIVIIVIGAVLARLRSRRTSGAATSPAAGRADGSPADDFPTDDSSTGEARSSGADAGPSVARPDTDPSASAAGPGTTDLSRDLP